A single Lactuca sativa cultivar Salinas chromosome 8, Lsat_Salinas_v11, whole genome shotgun sequence DNA region contains:
- the LOC111906956 gene encoding exocyst complex component EXO70A1, protein MGIPVRTAGVMGVDNLSEKAAKMRESLQKSQSITDNMVSILGSFDHRLSALETAMRPTQIRTHAIRRAHENIDRTLKAADVILDRFDLSREAEAKITRGPHEDLESYLEAIEQLRSNIVFFTNNKSFKSSDGVISHASNLLSKAISKLEQEFKQLLSSYSKSVEPDRLYECLPSSLRPSSGSPDSSGKNPNNSHTGHITAENAVFAPLILIPPRVLPLLHDLAQHMVQAGHIQQCLVIYRDTRSIVLEETLQKLGVEKLSKDDVQKMQWEVLELKIGTWIHFMRIAVKLLFTAERKVCDQMFEGIESLRDQCFAEVTAGSVAMLLSFGDAIAKSKRSPEKLFVLLDMYEIMRELHNEIESLFRGKACKDIRESALGLTKRLAQTAQETFGDFEEAVEKDATKTAVSDGTVHPLTSYVINYVKFLFDYQSTLKQLFQEFENGEDSNSQLASVTMRIMQALQINLEGKSKQYKDPALTNLFLMNNIHYMVRSVRRSEAKDLLGDDWVQRHRRVVQQHANQYKRIAWAKILQCLSIQGLSSSGGGSVGGDGAGNSSGASRALVKDRLKIFNGQFEELHQRQSQWTVPDTELRESLRLAVAEVLLPAYRSFIKRFGALVENGKNPHKYIRYSAEDLDRMLGEFFEGKTLNEARR, encoded by the exons ATGGGGATTCCAGTTCGTACAGCAGGGGTGATGGGTGTGGATAATTTGAGCGAGAAAGCTGCAAAGATGAGAGAGTCACTGCAGAAGAGTCAGTCCATCACAGACAACATGGTTTCAATCCTCGGTTCCTTTGACCACCGTCTCTCCGCCCTTGAAACCGCCATGCGCCCAACTCAG ATCAGAACACATGCTATTCGAAGAGCTCATGAGAACATCGATAGGACTTTGAAGGCAGCTGATGTTATATTGGACAGATTTGATCTTTCTCGTGAG GCTGAGGCCAAAATAACTAGAGGCCCACATGAGGATCTTGAAAGCTATCTTGAAGCTATTGAACAACTAAGAAGCAATATCGTCTTTTTCACCAACAATAAAAGCTTCAAGAGCAGTGATGGAGTCATCAGCCATGCAAGTAACTTACTTTCCAAGGCTATATCCAAACTAGAACAAGAATTCAAACAGCTCTTATCATCATACAG CAAATCTGTTGAGCCTGATAGGCTATATGAATGCCTCCCTAGTTCACTAAGACCATCATCTGGATCACCTGATTCAAGTGGAAAGAACCCTAATAATAGTCATACGGGTCATATCACTGCTGAAAATGCTGTTTTTGCTCCATTAATTCTCATTCCGCCACGTGTCCTTCCATTGCTCCATGATTTAGCCCAACACATGGTGCAAGCTGGTCATATACAACAGTGCCTTGTTATTTACAG GGATACGCGTTCTATAGTATTGGAAGAAACCTTACAGAAATTGGGAGTGGAGAAGCTTAGTAAAGATGATGTACAGAAGATGCAATGGGAGGTTTTGGAACTCAAGATTGGGACTTGGATTCATTTCATGCGTATTGCA GTGAAATTACTGTTTACTGCTGAAAGAAAAGTATGTGATCAAATGTTTGAAGGCATTGAATCACTTAGAGATCAATGTTTTGCTGAAGTCACTGCAGGCAGTGTTGCCATGCTTCTTAGTTTTGGAGATGCAATTGCTAAAAGCAAAAGATCACCAGAAAAGTTATTTGTGCTTTTGGACATGTATGAGATAATGCGTGAACTTCACAATGAG ATTGAGTCACTTTTCAGAGGTAAAGCTTGCAAAGACATTAGAGAATCAGCTCTAGGGTTAACAAAGAGACTTGCACAAACAGCTCAAGAAACATTTGGGGATTTTGAAGAAGCTGTTGAAAAAGATGCAACAAAAACAGCTGTCTCAGATGGAACAGTTCATCCTCTCACAAGCTATGTCATCAACTACGTGAAATTTTTATTCGA CTATCAGTCGACACTGAAGCAGCTGTTTCAAGAATTTGAAAATGGAGAGGATTCGAATTCACAGCTGGCATCTGTAACAATGAGAATTATGCAGGCTCTTCAAATTAATTTGGAGGGAAAATCTAAACAGTATAAGGATCCTGCACTCACCAACTTGTTTCTTATGAACAATATTCATTATATGGTCAGATCTGTACGCAG GTCTGAAGCAAAGGATTTGTTAGGGGATGATTGGGTGCAAAGACACAGAAGGGTTGTTCAACAACATGCTAATCAGTACAAGAGGATAGCTTGGGCAAAG ATCCTGCAATGTCTCTCTATTCAAGGCTTGTCTTCATCGGGAGGTGGTTCTGTTGGTGGTGATGGAGCTGGTAACAGCAGTGGAGCCTCACGAGCACTTGTAAAGGACAG GTTGAAGATCTTCAATGGTCAGTTTGAGGAGCTTCATCAAAGACAATCTCAATGGACAGTTCCTGACACAGAGCTTAGAGAATCTCTCAGACTTGCAGTTGCTGAAGTCTTGTTGCCTGCATACAGATCTTTCATTAAACGTTTTGG GGCACTTGTTGAGAATGGGAAGAATCCCCACAAGTACATAAGGTATTCAGCAGAGGATCTTGACCGGATGCTTGGTGAATTTTTCGAGGGTAAGACTTTGAACGAAGCTAGACGATAG